One Nostoc punctiforme PCC 73102 DNA window includes the following coding sequences:
- a CDS encoding catalase, with protein sequence MKLFTEYPEKDELKYCDLMSELVKKNMENLYGGKKKKTAKRDTHSKTHAAVQGTLEIFDFDEAAIKQELSKRTSLSEAELSAISLKQGLFATPKQYPVWLRFANGAFSVKNDYEGDTRSMAVKAIGVEGERLSQSHELKTQDIITHNTEFFFVRTIKDFHSFFLTVYRAGLFPLFKLLVLFWLKLHPYESTLLQTSFKRFPKSLLKERYWSASAFSVGLKSGFDPSQPGRVPVEYPAVIKYGFTPVSSQPPHQQFPLESRSESELKLAKASGSEDNYYREDIIQALAKPDAEYYWDFQIQFQTSPEMSIDDTTIVWNEEESPFFTVGRLTIKHQKVNYPQANDFGENLSFSPGNGLAVHRPVGAINRLRSIVYPIVANDRHQKRGVKYQEPTV encoded by the coding sequence ATGAAGCTTTTTACCGAATATCCCGAAAAAGACGAACTCAAATATTGCGATCTCATGAGTGAGTTAGTCAAAAAGAATATGGAAAACCTTTACGGAGGTAAGAAGAAAAAAACTGCAAAGAGAGATACCCATTCTAAAACCCACGCCGCTGTTCAAGGAACTCTAGAAATCTTTGACTTTGATGAAGCAGCAATTAAGCAAGAATTGAGCAAACGCACCTCATTATCTGAAGCGGAACTTTCTGCCATTTCCCTCAAACAAGGTTTATTTGCCACACCAAAACAATATCCAGTTTGGTTACGATTTGCCAATGGCGCGTTTTCAGTCAAGAATGACTATGAAGGAGATACGCGCTCCATGGCCGTAAAAGCGATCGGCGTAGAAGGAGAACGACTATCGCAAAGTCACGAGTTAAAAACTCAAGATATTATTACCCACAATACCGAATTCTTTTTTGTTAGAACCATCAAAGACTTCCACAGCTTCTTTTTGACGGTTTATCGAGCAGGGCTGTTTCCGCTTTTTAAGCTGTTGGTACTTTTTTGGCTAAAGTTGCATCCCTACGAATCCACTCTTTTACAAACTAGTTTCAAACGTTTTCCCAAGAGTTTACTTAAAGAACGTTATTGGAGTGCTTCAGCATTTTCTGTGGGACTCAAATCTGGTTTTGACCCATCCCAACCAGGTCGAGTTCCTGTGGAATATCCGGCTGTGATTAAATATGGATTTACTCCGGTTTCCAGTCAACCACCTCATCAACAATTTCCTCTTGAGTCGAGATCAGAAAGTGAGCTTAAGCTTGCCAAAGCATCAGGTTCAGAGGACAACTACTACCGAGAGGATATCATTCAAGCTTTAGCAAAGCCTGATGCTGAGTACTATTGGGATTTTCAAATCCAATTTCAAACCAGCCCAGAAATGTCTATTGATGATACCACCATTGTTTGGAATGAAGAGGAATCACCCTTCTTTACAGTTGGTCGCCTAACAATTAAGCATCAAAAGGTTAATTATCCCCAAGCAAATGACTTTGGAGAAAATCTCAGTTTTTCTCCTGGGAATGGTCTAGCAGTGCATCGTCCTGTCGGTGCAATCAATCGGTTACGCAGCATTGTTTATCCTATCGTTGCTAATGACCGTCATCAAAAACGAGGAGTCAAATACCAGGAACCAACTGTTTGA